The Rhodopirellula halodulae genome includes the window CCAAATGGGAACATCGCGTTTCAGGTGATCCATTACGGAGGCCACCGCTTGCAAGGCGGCCACTCGGTGGGAACTGCTGCAACCGACGATGACACTGGCTTCACTGATCGGAACGATTCCGAGGCGATGCCAAAGAACGATTCGGTGCAACGAATATTCCTCTATCGCTTCGCTTGCAATACGTTGCAGTTCTTTCACCGCCATTTCGCGATGGGCGGTGTAAGCCAGCTCTTCGGTGACGTTGACCTGATCCTTCAAGATGGTGGTTCGCCTCGTCACGCCATGAAACCAAAGCATCGCACCCGCGTCGGGGTGCGATAGCCAGGCCGCTGCATTCTCCGAATCGAGCAACGGTTCCAGTGGATCGTCGGTCAGTCGAATGTTCACCGTGGAGTCGACCACGGTCGAAGGTTCCGCTTTCAAGGCTCAGCCTCCACTGACCGGTGGAATCAGAGCGATTTCAGCGGCCGAATCGACGGGTTCGTCGTGGCCAACATACTTTTGGTTCACTGCCAACCGCGATCGCTGCGTCAGTCCTGCCAAGGCGGGGTGTTGTTCTGCGATATGTTGCAGCAATTCACCAGCGGTGACTTCATCGGTCGAATCGATCGTGACGCGATCCACGCCGCCGGCCGCTTCGCAGGCTCCGGCAAAGAGCAAGACTTCGAGTTTGCGTGGCGGTGACATGATTGATCGATGCAGACGAAGGGTGACGGACTAGGAATTCGCTTGACCGCGAAGATTCAAGGCGGGGAGGCGACCGTAGGCGTGGGCTAGCAACTTCAACGGATGTACGGCTTCGTAGTTGCCACCGTGTTCCATCTGAAGTTTGCAGGCACTGCATTCCGTCGTGGGTGCGGAATGGGATGCCTTTCGAACTGCGGAGACCATGGGCCAACCAATTCGAAGGCTGTTGCGATAGTTTTTGCGTTGCAAACCCCACGTCCCCGCCATGCCGCTACAACCTTTGGCGACCACATCGACTTCCAACTCGGGAATCAACCGCATCAAATTCGCGGCTGCTGTGTCGCTGTGCAGG containing:
- a CDS encoding molybdenum cofactor biosynthesis protein MoaE; translation: MKAEPSTVVDSTVNIRLTDDPLEPLLDSENAAAWLSHPDAGAMLWFHGVTRRTTILKDQVNVTEELAYTAHREMAVKELQRIASEAIEEYSLHRIVLWHRLGIVPISEASVIVGCSSSHRVAALQAVASVMDHLKRDVPIWKQERFESGDRQWIHPSPTTDGPH
- a CDS encoding MoaD/ThiS family protein, with product MSPPRKLEVLLFAGACEAAGGVDRVTIDSTDEVTAGELLQHIAEQHPALAGLTQRSRLAVNQKYVGHDEPVDSAAEIALIPPVSGG